Part of the Oncorhynchus mykiss isolate Arlee chromosome 12, USDA_OmykA_1.1, whole genome shotgun sequence genome, atacacaatccatgtctcaattgtctcaagcattaaaaatcattttttaacctgtctcctccccttcatctacactgattgaagtggaattaaaaggtgacatcaataagggatcatagctttcacctggattcaccttgcAGTCTTTGTCATGGAATGAATAGATGTTCCtactgttttgtacacttagtgtagtGATGAGGAAATATGAAGAGAACATTTGCATATCACAAAAAACTGTTACATTTCCATATGAACAAGGTTTCTAACACTGCTAAAATTTTCACATAGCTGAACACATATACAACACTTTCTATCATCCATTTAACGATTTTTCTCCTCCTTAAAGGCCATGAGTCGGTCGGGCCTGACGTCGTCGTCCATGGAAGGACACGTGGACATGTCCCACCTGCAGGTCCCCAAACACATCGGGGCCCCCCAGCAGGACGATCCCAGCGACCTAGAGGAGCTGGAACAGTTTGCCAAGGCCTTCAAACAGAGACGCATCAAACTGGGCTTCACCCAGGTACAGACTGAGGACCACTGGCTCAAAATACAATATagctttatttgtatttttgctATCTTGTTATTTTCCCTAAGCCCCGGACACCACACATACCGTCAGTGCCGTTTCTAGGTGTAAGCGAAATAAGCAGCCTCTTAGGGCCCCACAGCCAAACCCCCAAAAAATTCAATAAAATGTGGTTTTATTTTAGGAAGTCAGTGGGGTCTCAACTTATTGTTAGTTAGTATTGTAGAATACACAACGTGCAATTTAGAAATTTGATGGTGCATCAAATGTTTTCCtgttgttatgtcagtcactgtcAGTCACTCAATAAGCCCACGTCAGCTAACATTTGATAGATCTctaggtaagttagtctagccaatTATCTAAATATTGTAGTAATcatttttgttagtcactctcactcagatatcatataaaCAAGGCATAAGTCATGACAAAGTCAAATGTTCCTGTCAGCCCTGGGATTTGAAGCTACTGCCTCGCTCTTGTTATGCCACCTAACTTCTGTACTTGGTGTACTTGCACACTTTGAAATAGTTGTAACACACACAGTGCAAAGACAGTAGTGAAGTGACATGTTTTCTGTAGTCAAACTACTTCAAAGAGATAACATTATTATTTGAAAGTTTGCCATAATCAGATTCAAATATAtcctgtgtgtgttccagggTGATGTAGGCCTGGATATGGGGAAACTGTATGGGAATGACTTCAGTCAGACTACCATCTCCCGCTTCGAGGCACTCAACCTGAGCTTCAAAAATATGTGCAAGTTGAAGCCGCTACTGGAGAAGTGGCTGAGCGACGCAGGTACTATAGTGTATAACATATTTTGCTGATGTCTTTACACACTTGTACTGTTAATTTCTATGCCGAGgggatatttatttttgttttattggctcaaaaaaataattaaaaatcaTGTTCACTATCTCTTTCCACATCAGAGAATTCTCCCTCGGACTCTATGGCCAACGTTGCCTCTCTACCCCCCCTGATGGAAGGCTATGGAAGGAAAAGGAAAAAGAGAACAAGCATTGAAACCAACATCAAGTTCACCCTGGAGAAACGCTTTCTTGACGTGAGTTAACTCTGTCTATCCCCTAactgttatgcacgtgagtgaggacccaaaagcggtttaacaaaaacagagtcctttaatgtcaaaacacagggaagacatagatcctctttggatatatataatggcaaaatagacaacccgcagagagggcgacaaatgaatcataaagtccttctgatatTTACAGAAGAGTCccccttcttagcagcagaggtgaatagctgggttagagtccccttcttagcagcagaggagaattgCTGGGTTAGCGGCGACAGACTGCTGGTCTCTGTGGGTAGGCGGGGGTcttagaggacagaggtacctgatcacacgtagcatcagatgaacaggcagattccgacaggacaggacaggacaagggtgaagcaaacaagaccatagtttggttctggcatgagaaactcaaacgagaatctgacaaagacagaagcaggaacagagagagaaatagagacctaatcagagggaaaaagggaacaggtgggaaaagggtgaacgaggtagttagagaagatgaggaacagctgggggaaggagaggaagagaaggtaacctaatacgaccagcagagggagacggagtgaagagaaagaacaggaacaagacataatatgacaatacatgacactaaCGTTGTCCCCTGCACTTCCAACCATAAATACATCATTTAGGAACTGTTGATATAATTTGTATTTAAGAACACTTCATGCAGGGAGCAAAACAATTCACCTTCATGCACATTGTTGTGGCACTTGAGTGACTACATAGCAGCCATTTCAAGTTAGTTGCAATGTTGATACATATGATATGGCTTATTATAAGACATTATAGAAGCTCATGCATGCTTATAATAAGTCATAAGCATTGTACTTGCAGGCTTTACAGTTAACTACCAAGGTTTCTTTTCAGAACCCTAATCACAACTCAGAGAAGATCACAATTATATCAGAGCAGCTACATATTATATGCCATATTATAAGGCATTATAAAGGTTCATAGATGCTAATAGCATCTACAGTAATACCATTATACCCATGTTTCTATTCAGAACCCCAAGCCTAACTCGGAGGAGATCACACTGATCTCAGAGCAGCTGTCTATGGAGAAGGAGGTGGTGCGGGTGTGGTTCTGTAACCGTAGACAGAAGGAAAAGAGGATCTACTGCCCTGTGTCCACCTCACCCATGAAATCACATAACTTCAACCCCAGAATGGTTAGCTTTAAATCTCTTAGTGATAATGTTTTGGtaaaatgttgtatgtttttttcCTGATAGTAAAGTGGCCAGTTAGGAATATGTACAGTAGCTCTATATTTTCAAGTCAACTTGAAAGCCTATATATTTTTAAAGGGGGCTGAACTTTCTGATTTGGCCACATTTTTCGCCTTGGTCATTAAGAAGTTGCCCAGTCAAGCTATTGCTTTCGCCAATTAGCGTGGCTGGTGTGCCACAGTGGCAAAGTTGATTTTAGGTCGGGgccgtcaataaattacacattgtaaatgctttcaatattttaTATGAATTTTTACAGTTTATAGTTGTTTTGAGGGTTTTAAGTCATTGGAATTTAGAGCTATTAACCTTTTAAAATATTGTCtcatgtacattgtgtaatttactgatggTCCCTAACAAGACCCATAGGGATATCATGGGCATTATGATTGGGTCATGTGCAGCTGCACTCAAAATGGATTATTACTTGGGTGCTTCCAGCTGTGGGCATATGGGCAGGATTGAAGGTACCCCTCATTCCGTGACATACCTTTTTTTCCTATAACCTCGCAAATTTCAGTTTTGGATGAGACTGACTTGATGACCAACATTATAATATTTTAATAGTGTCCATTTTGACACTAgcataaatgtttctgactccgATCGATAGCACGTAGGCCGTTTTCAAAATGAGAAGTTGCTTTTTAGGGGCTTTCGCTCTTCACTGGTATATGATAAGATTTGGGTAATAAAAGAGTAGTGTAATAGTAATGCATTATGTAcactacaacattttcagtacATTGTCTTATTTTTTTCCCACTAGCCTTCATGTAACACCCTGTTTCAGGCCTCCACGTCCAGATCATACAGCCCTCTTGCTTCAGGAGGAGGCAAGTGTCACCATATGCACTTCATATAATCTGTATTTAAGACAActtcatatacagtggggtccaaaatggttgacacccttgataaagatgagcaataacgACTGTATCAAATAAATAATTGAAAGGTtatattgtatgctccaaaaaatgaagagattatattattttatactaattcAATTGCTCAGAAAATGAGATTTTCTGTAACAAGTAATATCTTTTTCTCAAAAAgttaggggtcaaaatgattgacacacCTAAAAATTAGACTACTTTAATTTATGACAAaatgtagtatttggtcccattgTAATGCCATGCAACTGGCCCAGGCGCAGGAGAGTGGAAACTGATTTACACcggtttagtttaataaccatAAACCACCGTAAACAGAATCAATACAATAAACGGGTCAAACAAAACCCAgtacacaccagcataacgtgcacaagcactacaacAAACAAttacggacaaggacatgggggggaactgagggttaaatacacaacactgatggaattgatggaattggaaccaggtgtgatggaagacaaaccgcggacccagcttccagcagggcaggcggaggggcaggtttcgggtccagagccagacccggtcccggGGTCTCAGTGCGGTGGCGATCTGCGTTCTTCTTTTGGCACGTCACAGCCTGCTGAAGGTAGACACGGACTCCTCCGCGTGCCTGAAACAGTCGTCTGAAACATTCAACCTTGGCTTCtacgcactggaagggagagaggttagccgcccactcccccggccagtcctggcaataggaccgcagaaacctacccacatcctggttcactctctccacctacccattactctcggggtgaaaacctgaagtaaggctgatcgagaccccgaGACGTTC contains:
- the LOC110537693 gene encoding POU domain, class 2, transcription factor 3 isoform X1; this encodes MSTDGVEHSEAHHEQAGTERTASCPSLSHAVIQSATSCVGLFLETKDIEQRQIKTENLNDSLHAHKTCHPAQGSPIPGVQASQLSVELPSLHTMPQLVLMSGSHHLSSPSSFLLSQTQHTGHQALLQQNLHNFPTQSQSGLLQHQPGLALTPQAMSRSGLTSSSMEGHVDMSHLQVPKHIGAPQQDDPSDLEELEQFAKAFKQRRIKLGFTQGDVGLDMGKLYGNDFSQTTISRFEALNLSFKNMCKLKPLLEKWLSDAENSPSDSMANVASLPPLMEGYGRKRKKRTSIETNIKFTLEKRFLDNPKPNSEEITLISEQLSMEKEVVRVWFCNRRQKEKRIYCPVSTSPMKSHNFNPRMPSCNTLFQASTSRSYSPLASGGVSSSPSPNSPSHGPSLGALSSGSPALTSQVNQSFSSPGSWYRTWNPMPYHH
- the LOC110537693 gene encoding POU domain, class 2, transcription factor 3 isoform X2, with amino-acid sequence MSTDGVEHSEAHHEQADIEQRQIKTENLNDSLHAHKTCHPAQGSPIPGVQASQLSVELPSLHTMPQLVLMSGSHHLSSPSSFLLSQTQHTGHQALLQQNLHNFPTQSQSGLLQHQPGLALTPQAMSRSGLTSSSMEGHVDMSHLQVPKHIGAPQQDDPSDLEELEQFAKAFKQRRIKLGFTQGDVGLDMGKLYGNDFSQTTISRFEALNLSFKNMCKLKPLLEKWLSDAENSPSDSMANVASLPPLMEGYGRKRKKRTSIETNIKFTLEKRFLDNPKPNSEEITLISEQLSMEKEVVRVWFCNRRQKEKRIYCPVSTSPMKSHNFNPRMPSCNTLFQASTSRSYSPLASGGVSSSPSPNSPSHGPSLGALSSGSPALTSQVNQSFSSPGSWYRTWNPMPYHH